The Mixophyes fleayi isolate aMixFle1 chromosome 1, aMixFle1.hap1, whole genome shotgun sequence genome includes a region encoding these proteins:
- the PLRG1 gene encoding pleiotropic regulator 1 has translation MSQREWGIVEDVQKHSVHTLVFRSLKRTHDMFVADNAKPIPIDEESHNLKMAVKLRTEYGPVLHMPTLKENRDKGHHIMGDPYEHYSNNQGLESEYMVTGTHPYPSGPGVALTADTQIQRMPSESAAQSLALTLPPSQSRLDAHRTAAGVGDIYRQAGFPERSQPPGLSLAAMESGGTKHSALIAKKAPTMPKPQWHPPWKLYRVISGHLGWVRCIAVEPGNQWFVTGSADRTIKIWDLASGKLKLSLTGHISTVRGVIVSSRSPYLFSCGEDKQVKCWDLEYNKVIRHYHGHLSAVYGLDLHPTIDVLVTCSRDSTARIWDIRTKAGVHTLVGHTNAVATVRCQAAEPQIITGSHDTTIRMWDMVGGKTRVTLTNHKKSVRAVVLHPRQYTFASGSPDNIKQWKFPEGNFIQNLSGHNAIINTLAVNSDGVLVSGADNGTMHMWDWRTGYNFQRIHAAVQPGSLDSESGIFACTFDQSESRLITAEADKTIKVYREDDTATEETHPINWKPEIIKRKRF, from the exons GATGTGCAGAAACACTCTGTCCACACACTGGTGTTCAGGTCTTTGAAGAGGACCCATGACATGTTTGTGGCTGACAATGCCAAGCCAATCCCAATCGATGAAGAGAG CCAcaatctgaaaatggctgtgaaGCTACGCACAGAGTATGGACCTGTACTTCACATGCCCACACTAAAGGAAAACCGTGACAAAGGACATCATATCATGGGTGACCCATATGAACATTATTCCAATAATCAAG GTCTAGAGTCTGAATATATGGTAACTGGAACCCACCCATATCCATCAGGCCCag GTGTTGCCTTGACAGCCGATACTCAGATCCAAAGAATGCCAAGTGAATCGGCAGCACAGTCTTTGGCTCTGACACTTCCACCTTCACAATCAAG gtTAGATGCTCATCGCACTGCAGCTGGTGTTGGAGATATATACAGACAAGCTGGATTTCCTGAGCGCTCACAACCCCCTGGCTTATCACTG GCTGCTATGGAGTCTGGTGGAACAAAACACTCAGCATTAATAGCAAAGAAAGCCCCAACCATGCCCAAACCACAGTGGCATCCCCCTTGGAAATTGTACCGC GTTATCAGTGGTCACTTAGGGTGGGTGCGATGCATAGCAGTGGAACCTGGGAACCAGTGGTTTGTCACAGGATCAGCGGACAGAACGATTAAG ATCTGGGATCTGGCAAGTGGTAAATTAAAGCTGTCCTTAACAGGTCACATAAGCACTGTCCGAGGAGTGATTGTGAGTTCCAGGAGCCCATATTTATTTTCTTGCGGAGAGGACAAGCAGGTGAAATGCTGGGATCTGGAATACAATAAG GTGATAAGACATTACCATGGTCATTTAAGTGCAGTCTATGGACTAGACTTGCATCCTACCATTGATGTGCTCGTGACCTGTAGCAGAGATTCAACTGCACGT ATATGGGATATCAGAACAAAAGCTGGTGTACATACACTTGTTGGACATACCAATGCTGTGGCAACAGTACGGTGCCAGGCTGCAGAGCCCCAGATCATTACAG GAAGCCACGATACCACAATTAGGATGTGGGATATGGTGGGCGGAAAGACTCGCGTCACATTAACAAATCACAAGAAGTCTGTCCGAGCTGTTGTATTACATCCACGACA GTACACATTTGCATCTGGGTCACCAGATAATATAAAACAGTGGAAATTCCCCGAAGGAAACTTTATCCAAAACCTTTCGGGCCACAACGCTATAATCAACACTTTGGCTGTTAACTCTGATGGTGTGCTGGTATCAGGAG CTGATAATGGAACAATGCACATGTGGGACTGGAGGACTGGTTATAATTTCCAGAGAATTCACGCTGCCGTTCAGCCAGGCTCTCTCGACAGTGAATCTGGGATATTTGCATGCACGTTTGACCAGTCCGAGAGCAGATTAATCACTGCGGAAGCTGATAAAACGATAAAGGTCTACAGAGAGGATGATACTGCG ACTGAAGAAACTCATCCAATCAACTGGAAACCTGAAATTATCAAAAGGAAAAGATTTTAA